A stretch of the Capsicum annuum cultivar UCD-10X-F1 chromosome 8, UCD10Xv1.1, whole genome shotgun sequence genome encodes the following:
- the LOC107838873 gene encoding methylthioribose-1-phosphate isomerase: MAMSNGDKTLQSICYKRGSLQLLDQRKLPLETLYLDILDTKDGWEAIKEMVVRGAPAIAIAAALSLAVEASNLASFDGTSDDASVFLSKKLDYLVSSRPTAVNLSDAAVKLKEVINKAAATAKEANSVFQAYIEAAEVMLEDDVTSNKAIGSYGASFIKNYLTDSQKITVLTHCNTGSLATAGYGTALGVIRALHADGALEKAYCTETRPFNQGSRLTAFEMVHENIPATLIADSAAAALMNAGRVKAVIVGADRVAANGDTANKIGTYSLAVSAMHHAIPFYVAAPLTSVDLSLSSGEEIVIEERSPKELLHTRGGLGEQIAASGILVWNPAFDVTPANVISGIITEKGVITKNGKDTFDIAGFVHKTSGNS, translated from the exons ATGGCTATGTCTAATGGAGACAAAACTCTGCAGTCGATTTGCTATAAACGTGGCTCACTTCAGCTACTTGATCAA AGAAAACTCCCCCTAGAGACCCTTTATTTGGATATCTTGGATACAAAAGATGGCTG GGAAGCAATTAAGGAAATGGTTGTCCGTGGGGCACCTGCAATTGCTATTGCTGCCGCACTGTCTTTGGCAGTAGAAGCTTCAAACTTAGCTTCATTTGATGGGACTTCTGATGATGCATCCGTTTTCCTAAGTAAAAAGTTGGATTATCTTGTTTCAAG TCGGCCAACAGCTGTTAATCTTTCAGATGCTGCGGTAAAGCTTAAAGAAGTTATAAATAAGGCTGCTGCCACAGCCAAAGAAGCCAATTCAGTTTTTCAG GCATACATTGAAGCTGCTGAAGTTATGCTGGAGGATGATGTTACTTCCAATAAGGCAATTGGGTCATATGGAGCTAGTTTTATTAAGAATTACCTGACAGACTCTCAGAAGATAACAGTTTTGACCCATTGCAACACAGGAAG TCTTGCTACAGCTGGATATGGAACTGCTCTTGGTGTTATCCGGGCACTTCATGCTGACGGAGCTTTAGAAAAGGCATACTGCACAGAAACTCGTCCATTCAATCAG GGATCCAGATTGACTGCATTTGAAATGGTTCATGAAAATATCCCAGCCACCCTTATAGCTGATTCAGCTGCAGCTGCATTGATGAATGCTGGTCGTGTGAAAGCTGTCATTGTTGGAGCTGATCGTGTAGCTGCAAATG GTGATACTGCCAATAAGATTGGAACTTACAGCCTTGCTGTTTCTGCGATGCATCATGCTATACCATTTTACGTTGCAGCTCCTTTGACTTCTGTTGATCTATCCCTTTCTTCTGGAGAAGAAATTGTGATAGAAGAAAGATCTCCGAAGGAACTGTTACATACACGTGGAGGACTAGGTGAACAAATTGCTGCCTCTGGTATTTTGGTTTGGAACCCTGCATTTGATGTCACCCCAGCTAATGTGATTAGTGGAATCATCACTGAAAAG GGTGTCATCACGAAGAATGGGAAGGATACATTTGATATTGCTGGGTTTGTGCACAAGACATCAGGAAATTCGTGA